Proteins encoded by one window of Collimonas fungivorans:
- a CDS encoding Hcp family type VI secretion system effector, which yields MAIDVYLQIDGIKGESTDSAHKDWIECKSVQWEVLQPKSATASTGGGHTAERCEHKDIVLTKIADLATPLLLQNCSSGKTIPKAKFEFLRADGKGDRIKYFEIELVNLLISDVTPSVQEGDVLSETVSLKYSQVKWKYTQQKIGGGSGGNTSGGWDLSTNKVV from the coding sequence ATGGCAATAGACGTTTATCTGCAAATCGACGGCATCAAGGGCGAGTCGACGGACAGCGCGCACAAAGACTGGATCGAATGCAAATCGGTGCAATGGGAAGTGCTGCAGCCGAAGTCGGCGACTGCATCCACCGGCGGCGGCCACACTGCCGAGCGTTGCGAGCACAAGGACATCGTCCTGACCAAGATCGCCGATCTGGCCACACCGCTGCTGCTGCAGAACTGCTCGTCGGGCAAGACCATTCCGAAAGCCAAATTCGAATTCCTGCGCGCCGACGGCAAGGGCGACCGCATCAAGTACTTTGAAATCGAGCTGGTCAACTTGCTGATTTCCGATGTCACCCCATCGGTCCAGGAAGGCGATGTGCTGAGCGAGACTGTCAGCCTGAAGTACTCCCAGGTCAAATGGAAGTACACACAGCAAAAAATCGGTGGCGGTTCGGGCGGCAACACTTCCGGCGGCTGGGATCTGTCGACCAACAAGGTCGTTTGA
- a CDS encoding ABC transporter substrate-binding protein, with protein sequence MQKRSTYGFIFCLAAAGFSASALAELPPIKIGVIGPITGPSEDMGQSMIGGARVFLADINQVGGVLGRKIELVERDDRAKPDVGAAMAKEMIEKEGVVAVVGFGNTGVALPAAKLFQEAKIPLIVTGATGATITKSFMPPAYPVSYIFRTSASDALQPIVILNDVIDRRKIDKIAVLHDESPYGQFGKQSMLAELDRRKIKPVLVEGFKVGDQDMTAQLQHARDNGAQAIVMYCLAPEGAMVVKSADKLKLRLPIVGPWGMSQQTFIDKAGQSAEGVRSSVTFIENELSSVSNQFSLTYRNVNKTNRIPSAVAAAQTYDALRLITLAIFQANTVEGAKVKDALENLQVHTTSTVVSRYFKPFSATDHEAIALNMIVMGEIRNGKVAYAYREDASSGSIARTKKVQ encoded by the coding sequence ATGCAAAAACGCAGCACGTATGGCTTCATTTTTTGTCTGGCAGCAGCAGGATTCAGCGCAAGCGCACTAGCCGAACTACCGCCCATCAAGATCGGCGTCATCGGCCCGATCACCGGCCCTTCGGAAGACATGGGGCAAAGCATGATAGGCGGCGCCAGGGTGTTCCTGGCTGACATCAACCAGGTCGGCGGCGTGCTCGGCCGCAAGATCGAACTGGTCGAACGCGACGACCGCGCCAAGCCGGATGTCGGCGCCGCCATGGCCAAGGAAATGATCGAGAAAGAAGGCGTGGTCGCCGTGGTCGGCTTCGGCAATACCGGCGTCGCCCTGCCTGCGGCGAAACTGTTCCAGGAAGCCAAGATCCCGCTGATCGTCACGGGAGCTACAGGCGCTACCATCACCAAATCCTTCATGCCGCCGGCCTACCCGGTCAGCTACATTTTCCGCACTTCGGCCAGCGACGCGCTGCAGCCTATCGTGATCCTCAACGACGTCATCGACCGCCGCAAGATCGACAAGATCGCCGTGCTGCACGACGAGAGCCCTTACGGCCAGTTCGGCAAGCAAAGCATGCTGGCGGAACTGGATCGGCGCAAGATCAAGCCGGTGCTGGTGGAAGGTTTCAAGGTCGGCGACCAGGACATGACGGCACAGCTGCAGCATGCCAGGGACAACGGCGCCCAGGCCATCGTGATGTATTGCCTGGCTCCCGAAGGCGCGATGGTGGTGAAGAGCGCAGACAAGCTAAAACTGCGGCTGCCGATCGTCGGCCCATGGGGCATGTCGCAGCAGACCTTCATCGACAAGGCCGGCCAGAGCGCGGAAGGCGTGCGCAGCTCGGTGACTTTCATCGAAAACGAATTGAGTTCAGTCAGCAACCAGTTCTCGCTGACCTATCGCAACGTCAACAAGACCAACCGCATCCCGTCCGCCGTGGCCGCCGCCCAGACCTACGATGCGCTGCGCCTGATCACGCTGGCGATATTCCAGGCCAACACGGTAGAAGGCGCCAAGGTCAAGGACGCCCTCGAGAACCTGCAGGTGCACACCACGTCAACCGTCGTCTCGCGTTACTTCAAACCGTTCTCGGCGACCGACCATGAAGCGATCGCTCTCAACATGATCGTCATGGGTGAAATCCGCAATGGCAAGGTGGCTTATGCCTACCGGGAAGATGCGAGCAGCGGATCGATTGCGCGTACCAAGAAAGTCCAATAA
- a CDS encoding dicarboxylate/amino acid:cation symporter, with protein sequence MKKIKATTWIMVGMVLGIVVGYICHNLAPDEAAAKEIAGYFSIITDVFLRLIKMIIAPLVFGTLVSGIAGMKDSSSVGRIGVRALGWFVIASLLSLALGMLFVNVLQVGHALNLPLPVVGADTKLNTSGFNLKDFVSHVFPSSFVDAMAKNEILQILVFSLFFGFGLASVKGEAGKVVTSAIDGLVHVMLKVTDYVMRFAPIGVFAAIAAVITVQGFGVLTTYAKFLGGFYAGLATLWAVLIGIGYIFLRGSIFTLLRLLKEPIMLAFSTASSEAAYPKTMEQLENFGVNNKITGFVLPLGYSFNLDGSMMYQAFAALFVAQAYNIEMSFAQQLTMLLVLMVSSKGMAGVPRGSLVVVAAILPMFHLPEAGILLIIGIDQFLDMGRTATNVVGNGIATSVIAKWEGELDEDAGRRALENSRA encoded by the coding sequence ATGAAAAAAATTAAAGCAACGACTTGGATCATGGTCGGCATGGTCCTCGGGATCGTGGTCGGCTATATCTGCCACAACCTGGCGCCGGATGAAGCGGCGGCAAAAGAAATCGCCGGCTACTTCTCCATCATCACTGATGTATTCTTGCGTTTGATCAAGATGATCATCGCGCCGCTGGTGTTCGGCACCCTGGTGTCGGGTATCGCCGGCATGAAGGACAGCAGTTCGGTGGGCCGCATCGGCGTACGCGCCCTCGGCTGGTTCGTGATTGCTTCCCTGCTGTCGCTGGCGCTGGGCATGTTGTTCGTCAACGTGCTGCAGGTCGGCCACGCGCTCAACCTGCCGCTGCCTGTGGTAGGAGCAGATACCAAGCTCAATACCAGCGGCTTCAACCTGAAGGATTTTGTTTCGCATGTGTTCCCGAGCAGCTTCGTCGACGCCATGGCGAAGAATGAAATCCTGCAGATCCTGGTGTTCTCGCTGTTTTTCGGGTTTGGCCTGGCTTCGGTCAAGGGCGAGGCCGGCAAGGTAGTCACCAGCGCCATCGACGGCCTGGTGCACGTGATGCTGAAAGTGACCGATTACGTGATGCGCTTTGCGCCGATCGGCGTGTTTGCCGCCATCGCCGCCGTCATCACGGTGCAGGGCTTCGGCGTGCTGACTACCTACGCCAAGTTCCTCGGCGGTTTCTACGCCGGGCTGGCCACCTTGTGGGCGGTGCTGATCGGCATCGGCTACATCTTCCTGCGCGGTTCGATCTTCACCTTGCTGCGCCTGCTGAAGGAGCCGATCATGCTGGCGTTTTCCACCGCCAGCAGCGAAGCGGCTTATCCTAAGACCATGGAGCAGCTGGAAAACTTCGGCGTAAACAACAAAATCACCGGCTTCGTACTGCCGCTCGGTTATTCCTTCAACCTCGACGGTTCGATGATGTACCAGGCGTTCGCCGCCCTGTTCGTGGCGCAGGCCTACAACATTGAAATGTCGTTTGCCCAGCAGCTCACCATGCTGCTGGTGCTGATGGTGAGCAGCAAGGGCATGGCCGGCGTGCCGCGCGGTTCACTGGTGGTGGTGGCCGCCATTCTGCCGATGTTCCATTTGCCGGAAGCCGGCATCTTGCTGATCATCGGCATCGACCAGTTCCTCGACATGGGCCGCACCGCTACCAATGTGGTGGGCAACGGCATCGCCACTTCGGTGATTGCCAAGTGGGAAGGCGAGCTGGATGAAGACGCCGGCCGCCGGGCCCTGGAAAACAGCCGGGCCTGA
- a CDS encoding GH92 family glycosyl hydrolase, translating into MNLQLKKNFSIGLAVALLFGCGDGSDQSLLNANGAGTTAQPGTANGTTSTPVANGTAVTPPVVAVTNPATDPAAPPATSSAGTPQPVPNNDVFVKAALTKYVNPFVGTADSSKPATDPVPAGARGGTFPGATTPFGMVQWTPMTPSNGGQDHPVGYIYKEKTITGFPLTQMSGSGCDGNEGELPVMPTFDTSAVGVNAKENFDHKNEAARPGYYQVALNDGINTELTATTRTGFGRFTFPAKSAIASANKTPYLVFDATRTNTIASTTGVIKTEGKDALSGSTVGGKFCGARTYTLYFYAKFDRNISAAISNGKANITFDASTTPAVLMKVGLSYVSSDNARKNLEQENPGWDFNAVRDAAADAWNNRLNTIQVSGGSDTEKRKFYTALYHSLLSPNTNSDVTGDYIGFDQKVHQVAAGRTQYVNYSNWDVYRSLIPLTSMLFPKETSDMMQSLVNDADQCGAIPRWAPINVDAGIMPGDSGVPTIMGGYAFGATGFDAKKALDYMTLVGNKADVQCTGDHVRDSTERMNDYLVHGYAGMDNGWWAGSLTFEFGTADFATSQLAKALGDNMNYQLFLSRSANWKNQFNPAQKQLLPRYRNGSWMLNPQPNADMVEGNAEQYTWMSAYDARGLFGLVGGNDAAIKRLDAFFQDLNAGMNKPNFYMGNEPSFATPWLYNWTGAPWRTQKVVRDVANTVFSDDPGGLPGNDDLGAVSSWYVWAALGLYPEIQAVSGLTIGSPMFDKVVVRWADGAKKLVINASGAATNSPYIQSLALNGQALDMPWLWLKDLKDSATLDFSLAASQSQWGKDSSAKMPSFGLDGFGSLADALNNRGIGTDGQKTVRGLEGYTYDMGGWSYSSKALAAAGAIAGGNVSFNGVSFAWPDGKSGLDNMVTQGQVITFAKPQSADKLALLGSSTNASTAPTGKLIVTYSDDTQASFDLRFDDWTLGGGSGKVGSYNQIALTSAYRVDQNGNADTTKAYVFYWDAQLDKKRTVKSVTLPYQTDNGALMHVFAMTLK; encoded by the coding sequence ATGAATCTGCAATTGAAGAAAAATTTCTCGATCGGACTTGCCGTCGCGCTGCTGTTCGGCTGCGGCGACGGCTCCGACCAATCCCTGCTCAATGCCAATGGCGCGGGCACCACTGCGCAACCTGGCACCGCCAACGGAACGACATCGACACCAGTCGCCAACGGCACCGCTGTCACGCCGCCGGTTGTCGCTGTCACCAATCCCGCTACCGATCCTGCCGCCCCTCCAGCCACGTCGAGCGCAGGCACGCCGCAGCCAGTTCCGAACAACGACGTTTTTGTCAAAGCCGCGCTCACCAAGTATGTGAATCCGTTCGTCGGCACCGCGGACTCGTCGAAACCGGCCACCGACCCGGTGCCGGCCGGAGCCCGCGGCGGCACTTTTCCCGGCGCCACGACGCCGTTCGGCATGGTGCAGTGGACACCCATGACGCCCAGCAACGGCGGCCAGGATCACCCGGTCGGTTACATCTACAAGGAAAAGACCATCACTGGTTTTCCGCTGACGCAAATGAGCGGCTCCGGCTGCGACGGCAATGAAGGCGAGCTGCCGGTCATGCCGACCTTCGACACCAGCGCGGTCGGCGTCAACGCCAAGGAAAACTTCGATCACAAGAACGAAGCGGCGCGTCCAGGTTATTACCAGGTGGCGTTGAACGACGGTATCAATACCGAACTGACCGCCACCACCAGGACCGGTTTCGGCCGTTTCACCTTTCCCGCCAAATCGGCTATCGCCAGCGCCAACAAGACTCCCTATCTGGTGTTCGACGCCACCCGCACCAACACCATCGCCTCGACCACTGGCGTGATCAAGACCGAAGGCAAGGATGCGCTGTCCGGCTCTACCGTCGGCGGCAAGTTTTGCGGCGCCCGCACTTACACCCTGTATTTCTACGCCAAGTTCGACCGCAACATCAGCGCCGCCATCAGCAACGGCAAGGCCAATATCACCTTCGACGCCAGCACCACGCCGGCGGTGCTGATGAAGGTCGGCCTGTCCTATGTCAGCAGCGACAATGCCCGCAAGAACCTGGAACAGGAGAACCCTGGCTGGGACTTCAACGCCGTGCGCGATGCTGCCGCCGATGCCTGGAACAACCGCCTCAACACGATCCAGGTGAGCGGCGGCAGCGATACCGAAAAGCGCAAGTTCTACACCGCGCTCTATCACTCGCTGCTGTCGCCCAACACCAATAGCGACGTCACCGGCGACTACATCGGTTTCGACCAGAAAGTGCACCAGGTTGCGGCCGGCCGCACCCAATACGTCAACTATTCCAACTGGGATGTGTATCGCAGCCTGATCCCCCTGACCAGCATGCTGTTTCCGAAAGAAACCAGCGACATGATGCAATCGCTGGTGAACGATGCCGATCAGTGCGGCGCCATCCCGCGCTGGGCGCCGATCAACGTCGACGCCGGCATCATGCCGGGTGATTCCGGCGTGCCGACCATCATGGGCGGCTACGCCTTCGGCGCCACCGGCTTCGACGCCAAGAAGGCGCTGGACTACATGACCCTGGTCGGCAACAAGGCCGACGTGCAATGCACCGGCGACCATGTCAGGGACAGCACCGAACGGATGAACGACTACCTGGTCCACGGCTACGCCGGCATGGACAACGGCTGGTGGGCAGGCTCGCTGACCTTCGAATTCGGCACCGCCGATTTCGCCACCTCGCAGCTGGCCAAGGCGCTCGGCGACAACATGAATTACCAGCTGTTCCTGAGCCGTTCCGCCAACTGGAAAAACCAGTTCAACCCGGCCCAGAAGCAGCTGCTGCCGCGCTACCGCAACGGTTCCTGGATGCTCAATCCGCAGCCTAACGCCGACATGGTGGAAGGCAACGCCGAGCAGTACACCTGGATGTCGGCCTACGATGCGCGCGGCCTGTTCGGCCTGGTCGGCGGCAACGACGCCGCCATCAAGCGGCTGGACGCCTTCTTCCAGGATCTCAACGCCGGCATGAACAAACCCAATTTCTACATGGGCAACGAGCCGAGTTTCGCTACGCCGTGGCTGTACAACTGGACCGGCGCCCCATGGCGCACCCAGAAGGTAGTACGCGATGTCGCCAACACCGTGTTCTCGGACGATCCGGGCGGCTTGCCCGGCAACGACGACCTCGGCGCCGTTTCCTCCTGGTATGTGTGGGCGGCGCTCGGCCTGTATCCTGAAATCCAGGCGGTAAGCGGCCTGACCATCGGCAGCCCGATGTTCGACAAGGTGGTGGTACGCTGGGCCGACGGCGCCAAGAAACTGGTGATCAACGCCAGCGGCGCCGCCACCAATTCGCCCTACATCCAGAGCCTGGCGCTGAACGGCCAGGCGCTCGACATGCCATGGCTGTGGCTCAAGGACCTGAAGGACAGCGCAACGCTGGACTTCTCCCTGGCGGCGAGCCAGTCGCAGTGGGGCAAGGATTCATCGGCCAAGATGCCGTCCTTCGGCCTAGACGGTTTCGGCAGCCTGGCTGATGCGCTGAACAACCGCGGCATAGGCACTGACGGCCAGAAAACCGTGCGCGGGCTGGAAGGTTATACCTACGACATGGGCGGTTGGAGCTATTCCTCGAAAGCGCTGGCGGCGGCCGGAGCAATCGCGGGCGGCAACGTCAGCTTCAACGGCGTATCGTTCGCCTGGCCGGACGGCAAGTCGGGCCTGGACAACATGGTCACCCAGGGCCAGGTCATCACCTTCGCCAAACCACAATCGGCAGACAAGCTGGCCCTGCTCGGCAGCTCAACCAATGCCTCGACCGCACCCACCGGCAAGCTGATCGTCACCTACAGCGACGATACCCAGGCCAGTTTCGACTTGCGTTTCGACGACTGGACCCTGGGCGGCGGTAGCGGCAAGGTCGGCAGCTACAACCAGATCGCCCTGACCAGCGCCTACCGGGTCGACCAGAACGGCAATGCCGACACTACCAAAGCCTATGTCTTCTACTGGGATGCGCAGCTTGACAAGAAGCGCACGGTCAAGAGCGTGACCCTGCCCTACCAGACCGACAACGGCGCCTTGATGCACGTGTTTGCCATGACCCTGAAGTAA
- a CDS encoding TetR/AcrR family transcriptional regulator — protein MPKSPATQRLKPRKLPVQARSAHTVEAVLEAAARILETQGLAACTTNAIAERAGVSVGSLYQYFPNRDALTVALIERETAQLLADVERAGQGQTSHGRILDMVRASVAHQMRRPVLARLIDFEEKRLPLGDRDQRVADTIHAQLTGALQLSDAPRLADRELAAYDLLAIVHGMVDAAGERGELDAAALERRVMLAVAGYLNGASSA, from the coding sequence ATGCCGAAATCGCCCGCCACGCAGCGCCTGAAACCCCGCAAATTACCGGTCCAGGCGCGTTCAGCCCACACTGTTGAAGCCGTTCTCGAAGCGGCGGCTCGCATTCTCGAGACGCAGGGGCTCGCGGCCTGCACTACCAACGCCATCGCGGAACGCGCCGGCGTCAGCGTCGGCTCTCTCTACCAATACTTTCCAAACCGCGATGCCTTGACCGTTGCTTTGATCGAACGCGAGACGGCGCAACTGCTGGCGGATGTGGAGCGCGCCGGACAAGGGCAAACCTCGCACGGCCGCATCCTGGACATGGTGCGGGCCTCGGTTGCGCATCAGATGCGGCGGCCGGTGCTGGCCAGGCTCATCGATTTCGAAGAAAAACGGTTGCCGCTAGGCGACCGCGATCAACGCGTAGCCGATACCATCCATGCGCAGCTGACAGGCGCCCTGCAATTGTCCGACGCGCCGCGGCTGGCCGACAGGGAGCTGGCAGCCTACGACCTGCTGGCGATCGTGCACGGCATGGTCGATGCCGCCGGCGAACGCGGAGAACTCGATGCGGCTGCGCTGGAACGGCGCGTCATGCTGGCGGTGGCCGGCTACCTGAATGGCGCATCATCCGCCTGA
- a CDS encoding DUF1772 domain-containing protein produces the protein MTFIENLLFPISLYAALACGLLGGLFFAFSNFVMNALSRIAPASGIAAMQSVNITVLNPLFLLLFLGTAVVCAALVVFAIFRWQQPYAGWLLAGGLFYLAGGFLVTMGFNVPLNNALAVVDPSKPESSQVWQNYLRVWTNWNHVRTIGCLLSSAMFIVAA, from the coding sequence ATGACTTTCATTGAAAATCTGTTGTTTCCCATTTCGCTTTATGCAGCACTCGCCTGCGGGTTGCTGGGCGGGCTGTTCTTCGCATTTTCGAATTTCGTGATGAACGCCCTGTCCCGCATCGCGCCGGCCAGCGGGATTGCCGCCATGCAGTCCGTCAATATCACGGTGCTCAATCCACTGTTCCTGCTTTTATTCCTTGGCACTGCCGTGGTCTGCGCGGCCCTGGTCGTGTTTGCCATTTTCCGCTGGCAGCAACCGTATGCAGGCTGGCTCCTGGCGGGCGGCTTGTTCTATCTTGCGGGAGGTTTTCTGGTGACGATGGGATTCAACGTTCCACTCAATAACGCACTGGCTGTCGTGGATCCGTCAAAACCGGAATCGTCCCAGGTCTGGCAAAACTACCTCCGTGTCTGGACCAACTGGAACCACGTCCGGACCATAGGCTGCCTGCTCTCTTCCGCTATGTTCATCGTTGCAGCCTGA
- a CDS encoding GNAT family N-acetyltransferase → MEQLRLTTEAAELDVPLIHRFLSEESAWARGISLALVEESIRNSLNFGLFAGAGQVAYARVVTDYSTFAYLVDVFVLAEHRGKGHSARLMAAVMEHPRLQGLRRFMLATSTAHGLYAKFGFAAPARPQSLMERYAPDVYATLT, encoded by the coding sequence ATGGAGCAACTGCGCCTCACCACCGAAGCGGCGGAACTGGATGTTCCGCTGATCCATCGCTTCCTGTCCGAGGAATCGGCGTGGGCCCGCGGCATATCGCTGGCCTTGGTCGAAGAGTCGATACGGAACTCCCTGAATTTCGGCCTGTTTGCCGGTGCTGGCCAGGTGGCTTATGCGCGCGTTGTCACCGACTATTCGACGTTTGCCTACCTGGTCGACGTCTTCGTGCTGGCCGAGCATCGCGGCAAGGGCCATAGCGCCAGGCTGATGGCCGCAGTCATGGAACATCCGCGGCTGCAAGGACTGCGCCGCTTCATGCTGGCGACCAGCACCGCCCACGGCCTGTACGCAAAATTCGGTTTTGCGGCGCCGGCCCGACCGCAATCGCTGATGGAGCGTTATGCGCCTGATGTGTATGCAACCCTAACCTGA
- a CDS encoding TetR/AcrR family transcriptional regulator, with product MPKRSYVSSVRADAAAEKRSRVVEAATQLLREEHSITAFSLEAVAKAAGVTRLTVYNQFGSRQGLLEAVFDDIARRGRIMRLGEAWAAPDPRLGLDLLAEIFCEFWSSDPAIGRLQDAMLVDPEIAQALGERLGRGRQIIGALVGRLAEGRATAAQQCDTADLIFGLTGFAMFRLLASGRSAEAVCVLVKAACGDAIRRMLPDAS from the coding sequence ATGCCTAAACGTAGTTATGTCAGTTCGGTGAGGGCGGACGCCGCGGCCGAGAAGCGCAGCCGCGTCGTCGAGGCGGCCACCCAGCTGCTGCGCGAGGAACACAGCATTACCGCTTTTTCGCTGGAGGCGGTGGCCAAAGCAGCGGGCGTTACACGGCTGACGGTGTACAACCAGTTCGGCTCGCGCCAGGGCCTGCTTGAGGCAGTGTTCGACGATATAGCGCGCAGGGGCCGCATCATGCGCCTCGGCGAGGCCTGGGCCGCGCCTGATCCGCGGCTCGGCCTGGATCTGCTGGCGGAAATCTTCTGCGAGTTCTGGAGCAGCGATCCCGCCATAGGCCGGCTGCAGGACGCCATGCTGGTCGATCCGGAAATTGCCCAGGCATTGGGCGAAAGACTGGGACGCGGCCGCCAGATCATCGGCGCACTGGTTGGCCGCCTGGCCGAAGGCCGTGCCACGGCCGCGCAGCAGTGCGACACTGCCGACCTCATCTTCGGCCTCACCGGCTTCGCCATGTTTCGCCTGCTCGCCTCCGGCAGGTCGGCGGAAGCAGTCTGCGTCCTGGTCAAGGCCGCTTGCGGCGATGCAATCAGGCGCATGCTGCCTGACGCAAGCTGA
- a CDS encoding FMN-binding negative transcriptional regulator, giving the protein MYIPKHFDEPRIEVLHELIRARPLSTLVTLSSDGLNANHIPFLLSAQAGPFGTLHGHVARANPVWQDFQKEVEVLVIFHGPEAYITPSWYATKAETGKVVPTWNYAVAHAYGTLRIIDDASWLPAHLAALTAHNEAAFPAPWQLTDAPHDYTEKLMKAIVGIEIVITRLSGKWKVSQNQPAQNQATVIDGLHGQGSDESQAMAALVEAGKTTR; this is encoded by the coding sequence ATGTATATCCCCAAACATTTTGACGAACCGCGCATCGAGGTCCTGCACGAGCTGATCCGTGCGCGCCCGCTGTCGACCCTGGTGACACTGTCTTCGGACGGGCTCAACGCCAACCATATTCCCTTCCTGCTGTCGGCGCAGGCCGGTCCTTTCGGCACTTTGCACGGCCACGTGGCGCGCGCCAATCCGGTCTGGCAGGATTTCCAGAAGGAAGTCGAGGTGCTGGTGATATTCCATGGCCCGGAGGCTTACATCACGCCGTCCTGGTACGCCACCAAGGCCGAGACCGGCAAGGTGGTGCCGACCTGGAATTACGCGGTTGCGCATGCTTATGGCACGCTGCGCATCATCGACGACGCCAGCTGGCTGCCGGCGCACCTGGCGGCGCTTACCGCACATAACGAAGCAGCTTTCCCGGCGCCATGGCAACTGACCGATGCGCCGCATGATTACACGGAAAAGCTGATGAAGGCGATTGTCGGCATCGAGATCGTGATTACCCGCTTGTCGGGCAAATGGAAGGTCAGCCAGAACCAGCCGGCGCAGAACCAGGCGACGGTGATCGACGGCTTGCATGGACAAGGCAGCGACGAGTCGCAGGCGATGGCAGCGCTGGTCGAGGCTGGCAAGACCACACGCTGA